A DNA window from Plasmodium vinckei vinckei genome assembly, chromosome: PVVCY_10 contains the following coding sequences:
- a CDS encoding rhoptry-associated membrane antigen, putative codes for MKILLSLLVFQNITTYFDNFKNAAIIENNGGNIQYINENIVSSINKISRQLNEDIELSKYDLITDKYYYDSNAQKDYYDAKEFKRDLGSFGTDNENKNKESFLKDNNEKDNDENGKSFLETDEYDDDNEKDEDNEYEESFLETDEYDEEADNEKDEDNEYEESFLETDEYDEEADNEKDEDEHDESFLEADEYDEEADNENDEDNKNEESFLEADEYDDDNENDESFLETDEYDEEADNEKDEDNEYEESFLETDEYDEEADNEKDEDMDDDNYANNINSSITAQSFIETNDIYSDDLFDSEETIKDAVKKGNKNKNSSASSINDSTKDMIKKLNKTGSTEFKNNQSLRSHNKNSTKSNIEDIKAKNTKNNMDQTNLEEHGFLNDEFASDMMPSVFDAVAPKFHKKEKLGNESTKNNLKSNTSAKNLKHVPYKRGENQIFPHIHTDAYKKNKKLDEILEEYEKELSGDDMMELESHNEEDTPIIGETDDPDNDDDPNEPNSSSISFLSSLTLIILGLLYIMN; via the exons ATGAAGATTCTCTTATCTTTACTcgtttttcaaaatattacaacatattttgataattttaaaaatgctGCCATTATAGAAAACAATGGAG gaAACATTCAATATATCAATGAAAACATCGTTAGCAGCATAAataa GATAAGTAGACAGTTAAATGAGGATATAGAACTTAGTAAATATGATTTGATTACAgacaaatattattatgattcTAATGCCCAAAAGGATTATTATGATGCAAAAGAATTCAAAAGGGATTTAGGCTCTTTTGGAACTgacaatgaaaataaaaataaagaaagctttttaaaagataataatgaaaaagacaACGATGAAAATGGTAAAAGCTTCTTAGAAACTGATGAGTATGATGAcgataatgaaaaagatgaaGACAACGAATATGAAGAAAGCTTCTTAGAAACTGACGAATATGATGAAGAAGCTGACaatgaaaaagatgaaGACAATGAATATGAAGAAAGCTTTTTGGAAACTGATGAATATGATGAAGAAGCTGATAATGAAAAGGATGAAGATGAACATGACGAAAGCTTTTTAGAAGCTGACGAATATGATGAAGAAGctgataatgaaaatgatgaagataataaaaatgaagaaagcTTTTTAGAAGCTGACGAATATGATGAcgataatgaaaatgatgagaGCTTCTTAGAAACTGATGAATATGATGAAGAAGCTGACaatgaaaaagatgaaGACAATGAATATGAAGAAAGCTTCTTAGAAACTGACGAATATGATGAAGAAGCTGATAATGAAAAGGATGAAGATATGGATGATGACAACTatgcaaataatattaattcatCAATAACTGCTCAATCGTTTATTGAAACAAACGACATATATTCCGACGATTTATTTGATAGTGAAGAAACTATAAAAGATGCTgttaaaaaaggaaacaaaaataagaatTCAAGCGCAAGCTCAATAAATGATAGTACTAAAGACatgattaaaaaattaaataaaactgGAAGCACcgaatttaaaaacaacCAATCACTAAGAAGTcacaataaaaattcaacAAAATCAAACATTGAGGACATAAAAGCTAAAAATACCAAAAATAACATGGATCAAACAAATTTAGAAGAACATGGATTCTTAAATGATGAATTTGCATCCGATATGATGCCTAGTGTTTTTGATGCTGTTGCACCAAAATTccataaaaaagaaaaattaggCAATGAATCTACcaaaaacaatttaaaaagtaaCACCTCCGCTAAAAATCTAAAACATGTTCCTTATAAAAGAGGAGAAAACCAAATATTCCCTCATATACACACAGAtgcttataaaaaaaataaaaaattagacGAAATATTGGAAGAATATG AGAAAGAGCTTTCAGGTGACGATATGATGGAGTTAGAAAGCCACAATG aagAAGATACCCCCATAATTGGCGAAACAGACGATCCTGATAATGATGATG ATCCAAATGAGCCTAATTCTAGTTCCATAAGTTTCTTAAGCTCTCTCACACTTATTATTTTAGgacttttatatataatgaactaa
- a CDS encoding AAA family ATPase, putative: MNFPNISKKMVSGPLPSDKYNVTDNKGETNHITGNFDPTALERGAKALKELDQSSNSKKAFEVIKLQELTKQKEFEKQMEEIALQKAQYLSNKARIENEERRKTINYQQEQERITAEYKTRLEAEAYQKKLLDQQKQNEDWLKTQHEQYLRQENIRKRNELELLNLKMKQIKEEKMLERENMKAKIHEENKGLIERERKNLDIHLKTLKMKADEERKTKLESINKYFEQFNNSMLLFLSDKERLYRFASFITLTAVGIYTTKHTTRFIRSYAETKLGKPKLIRETSLWHINKFFDIFNIKKNIHRINKIFQRVNPTSKKGSGNIFDQIVLNEQLQEKLTWSINSMQNSKRYDLYLKNILLHGPPGTGKTLFAKTLSYYSNFDYIIINGGDVSALGVHAPVELNKIFEFVKKRKNKKCIIFIDEAEAFLRKGRNESSNHFSESLRNALAAFLYHTGTESKNFSIILATNCKDVLDAAVIDRIDEQYNFDIPQVNEIKRMVSVYFNKYVFPLRKYKIIIDKDIDDQYLSDLSSKLVGLSGRQISKLCFNIQSCVFGSNSKVVTKELIDLIVQWNLSNSFDSVDQRKKQQMHSKQNENNFMFNSAHNTNENGDDNNKGADKRDTPKNNKITENKGNSHSAAYSKEKKMAMNS, from the coding sequence atgaatttccCAAATATTTCTAAGAAGATGGTCTCAGGACCATTGCCAagtgataaatataatgtaaCAGATAATAAGGGAGAGACAAACCATATTACGGGTAATTTTGACCCAACTGCCTTAGAAAGGGGAGCAAAGGCATTAAAAGAATTGGATCAATCATCAAATTCTAAAAAAGCATTTgaagtaataaaattacaaGAATTAACAAAACAGAAAGAATTTGAAAAGCAAATGGAAGAAATAGCCTTACAAAAGGCTCAATATTTAAGTAATAAAGCAAGAATAGAAAATGAGGAAAGGAGAAAAACGATAAATTATCAGCAAGAGCAAGAAAGAATAACAGctgaatataaaacaagATTAGAAGCTGAAgcatatcaaaaaaaattgttagatcaacaaaaacaaaatgaagatTGGTTAAAAACCCAACATGAACAATATTTAAGACAAGAAAATATTcgaaaaagaaatgaactagaattattaaatttaaaaatgaaacaaataaaagaagaaaaaatgttagAAAGAGAAAATATGAAAGCAAAAATtcatgaagaaaataaaggaTTAATAGAaagagaaagaaaaaatttagATATACATCtaaaaacattaaaaatgaaagcagatgaagaaagaaaaacaaaattagaaagcataaataaatattttgaacaatttaataattcaatgcttttatttttaagtgATAAAGAAAGGCTTTATAGATTTGCCTCGTTTATTACTTTAACAGCTGTAGGAATATATACTACTAAGCATACAACTAGATTTATTAGATCATACGCTGAAACAAAATTAGGGAAACCAAAATTAATTAGAGAAACATCTTTGtggcatataaataaatttttcgatatattcaatataaaaaaaaacatacatcgtattaataaaatatttcaaagaGTTAATCCTACTTCGAAAAAGGGAAGTGGAAATATATTCGACCAAATTGTTCTTAATGAACAATTACAAGAAAAATTAACTTGGTCTATTAATAGTATGCAAAATTCAAAAAGATATGAtctttatttgaaaaatatactatTACATGGCCCACCAGGAACTGGTAAAACCCTTTTTGCAAAAACTTTATCATATTATAGTAATTTTgactatataataataaatgggGGTGATGTTAGCGCATTAGGAGTCCATGCACCTGtggaattaaataaaatttttgaatttgtaaaaaaaaggaaaaataaaaaatgtataatttttattgacGAAGCAGAAGCATTTTTAAGAAAAGGAAGAAATGAATCATCAAATCATTTTTCAGAAAGTTTAAGAAATGCATTAGCagcttttttatatcatacaGGAACAGAATCAAAAAATTTCTCCATAATTTTAGCTACTAACTGCAAGGACGTATTAGATGCAGCAGTAATTGATAGAATTGATGaacaatataattttgatatacCCCAAGttaatgaaattaaaagaatGGTTTCagtatattttaataaatatgttttcccactaagaaaatataaaatcataATTGACAAAGACATTGATGATCAATATTTAAGTGATCTATCTAGTAAACTTGTAGGTCTATCAGGACGACAAATATCAAAGCtttgttttaatatacaAAGTTGTGTTTTTGGTAGCAATTCAAAAGTTGTCACAAAAGAACTAATTGACTTAATTGTTCAATGGAATCTAAGTAATTCTTTTGATTCGGTTGATCAACGTAAAAAGCAACAAATGCAttcaaaacaaaatgaaaataattttatgtttaattCGGCTCATAATACTAATGAAAATGgtgatgataataataaaggtGCTGATAAACGAGATACCCcgaaaaataacaaaatcaCTGAAAATAAAGGTAATTCTCATAGTGCAGCCTATTCGAAGGAAAAGAAAATGGCTATGAACAGTTAG